GAACTCGCGACGATGCTGCAGCGCAGTCTGCTGCCCAGGCGCCTCCCCGAGCTGGCCGGGGGGACGGCCGTCGCCCGCTACCTGCCCGCCAGACGGGGGTTGCAGGTGGGCGGCGACTGGTACGACGTCATCGCCCTCTCCGAGGACCGGGTGGCGCTGGTCATCGGTGACGTGCAGGGCCACAGCGCCGGAGCCGCGACGATCATGGGCCAGATGCGTACGGCGGTCAGGGCCTACGCGGTGGAGGGCCACCCGCCCGACGTGGTCGTCTCGCACGCGAACCGACTCCTCGTCGGTATGGAGACCGACCTGTTCGCCACCTGCTGCTACGTCGAACTGGACATGGAGCAGGGAAACACTCTGTTCGTCCGGGCCGGGCACCTCTCACCGATGCTGCGGCACCCCGACGGCAGTACCGAGGAGGTGCAGGTCGAGGGAGGGCTCCCGCTGGGCATTCTCGCGGAGGCGGAGTTCCCCATGACCGCGGTCGCGCTGGCCCCCGGCACCGTGCTCGCCCTGGTCACCGACGGCCTGGTGGAGGCCACCGACCTGCCGCTGGACGAGGGCATGCGCCGGACGTGCATGGCGCTCGCCGCGGCCGATCCGGCGGATCCGGGGCGGATGGCCGACGAACTGCTCGGCGACGTCGACCGTCGTGAGGACGACGTGGCGCTGCTGCTGCTGCGCTACGACGGCATGAAGACCCGGCCGATACGCGCCGGCTGGGTGGTGTGGCGGCTGCCCGACGCCGTGATGCACGCCCGCCGGTTCACCGCGCGCACTCTGCGTCGGTGGAGGGTCGAGGACGTGGCCGACGAGGTGCTGCTGGTCGTGTCCGAACTGGTCACCAACGCCCTGGTGCACACCCAGGGGGCGGTCCGTGTCGACCTGACGCTGCGCGGTGACCGGGTGCGAGTCTGCGTGATCGACTCCTCGCCGCGTGCGCCCGCCAAGCCGGTGATCGTGGACTGGGAGTCGACCGGCGGCCGAGGCCTGCTGCTGGTCGAAGCGGTGTCGGAGGCCTTCGGCTCCATGCCGGTGGCCGGCGGCAAGCAGGTGTGGAGCGAGATCGTGGTGCCGCGCCGTGAGCAGGCTCCCGCGGACTCGCAGCCCCGGACGGAACAAGGGGACCTGTCATGAGGACTCGTACAAAGGGACCTGTCGGAAGGACCCGTACGCACCATGTCGTCGCGGCGCTCGTCGCGGGACTGATGGCGTGGTCCCTGGCCGCCTGCGGGGGAGACGGCGAGACGGGCGCGGACAGCTTCACCGTCGGCCTGCTGCTCCCGAGCCGAGCGGTCCCCCGCTGGGAGCATTCCGACAAGCCGTTGATCGAGAAGCGGGTGAAGGAGCTGTGTCCCCGCTGCACCGTGGCGTACGCCAACGCCGACAACGACGCGACCAGGCAGCGGGGCCAGGTGACCTCCATGATCACCAAGGGGGTCGAGGTGCTGATCCTCGACGCCGCCGACACCAGGGCGCTCCGCTCGTCGGTCCAGGAGGCGCGCCAGGCGGGTGTCCCGGTAGTCGCCTATGACCGGCTCGTCGAAGGCCCGATCTCGGGCTATGTCAGTTTCGACGGTGCGCAGGTCGGCAGGCTCCAGGGCGAGGCGCTCCTGAAGGCCATGGGCGACAAGGCGAACGGCGGGAACGTCGTCATGATGAACGGCGATCCCACCAGCCCCAACGCGGCGTGGTACAGGAGGGGCACGCTGTCCGTCCTCACGGGCAAGGTGAAGATCGCCAGGTCGTACGAGACCCTGGGCTGGAGCACGGATCGCGCCCACGCCAACATGTCCGCCGCCATCGCGGCCCTGGGCCCGCACCGGATCGACGGCGTCCTGGCGGCCAACGACTCCATAGCCGCGGGCGTCATCTCCGCTCTCAAGAGCGCCGGGGTCAGGCAGCTTCCTCCCGTCACCGGTCAGGACGCCGACCTCGATGCCGTGCGACGCATCGTCAAGGGCGAGCAGTACATGACGGTGTACAAGCCTTTCAGGACGGAAGCCGCCGCAGCCGCCGACATGGCCGTCGCCCTGGGGCGCGGGGAGGGCATCCGCGACATCGCCACGACGACGACCGACAGCCCCACCACCGAGGACATCCCGTCCGTCCTGCTCACTCCGAGCACGGTGACGGTCGACACCATCAGGCAGACACTCGTCAAGGACGGCGTGTACACCATCGACCAGATCTGCACCCAGCAGCTCCGGCCCGCGTGCGACAAGGCCGGACTCACACGGTGAGAACGCCGGTGAGGACGCCTTCCTGGCTTCCTGAGTCTGCCCACCCGCCTTGCCTGCGCCGTGTGCCCGGCGCACGCTGGTGGTATGGCTGCTCACGACGGCCCTACGCTCATCACTTCCGTGCAACGGGCCTTCCGTCTGCTGGAGGCGGTGAGCACGCATGAGAACGGCGCGCCGGCGAAGCAGCTCGCACGTGAGACGGGTCTGCCCCTGGCCACCGCCTATCACCTCCTGCGGACGCTCCTCCACGACGGTTACGTCCGGAAGCTGGACGACGGCGGGTTCGTCCTGGGGGACAAGCTGCAGACTCTGCACACCACAAGCCGTGGACAGGCGCTGCTCAGCCGCGTCCGTCCCACGCTCGCCGCGCTGCGGGACGAGCTCACGACCGCGGCCTATCTGACCTTCTACGAGGAGGGCGAGATCCGGGTCGCCGAGATCGTCGACGGTCCCCGAGCGCCCCGCGTCGACCTCTGGGTGGGATTCGAGGACGCCGGACACGCCACCGCGCTGGGCAAGTCCGTGCTGCGGGAACTGGACGAAGAGGCCCGCAAGGAATACCTCTCCCGGCACCACCTCGCCGACCTCACACCGAGGACGGTCACCAGCCTGCCGGAACTGCTGCGGCGGCTCGACGCCTCACCCGTGGCGCCGGCCGTCACGGACCTCGAGGAGTACGCCCTCGGCACGGTCTGCGTCGCCGTGCCCGTCTACAGCGGGAGCACACTCGGCTCGCTCGGCGTCTCACTGCCGGCGGACCGGCTGTCCCGGCTGCCCGAGATCCGGGCGCGGCTGATCCCGGCCGCGAGTCGCGTGACCAGGGGCCTTTCGCTCACTATCTGAAAATCCTCTCCTTGTGACGCTCGGGCCGAACCCGTTTCCTGGATGAAACGGGCATTTCAGGAATGCGCCCCGTGCACAGGTAATGCGCCCCGTACCAGGTTAGGACTGCGGAAGAAACATGAGTCAGGCCCGAGACCATGGCGGTGCCCACTGGCCGATGCGGCCGTTCAAGAACCGAGTGACCCGTCCCAGGGCGTCGGCCCGGCGGCGCGCCGTCGCACAGCTGGCCGCCGGGACACCCGTACTGCCCGTGCTGATCGTCTCTGTCGTCGTGCTCGTCGACCTCGTCGGCGGAGCGGGGATGATCTGGCTGCCGCTGCTCGCGGCCGGACCCGCGCTGGCCGCCACCACCAACGGTCCGCGCGGTGTCCTGTGCGTCGGCCTCCTCGCCGTGGTGCTGGGTGCCACGCTCGGAACCCGGGACGGTGTTCCGGGCCACGAGCTGGCGGCCGTACTGTCCGCCCTGGTCACCGTCACTCTGGCGAGCGGCCTGGCCAGCGCACTGCGCGGGCGTCGCGAACAGGTGCTCGCGGCCGTCCGCTCGGTCGCGGAGACCGCCCAGCACGCGCTGCTCAGGCCGGTACCGGCGACTGTCGGCCCGTTCCAGGTGGCCGTCCGCTACAGCGCCGCGGCGGCCGAGGCCCGTATCGGCGGGGATCTGTACGCACTGATACCCACCCCGTACGGCGTCCGGCTGATCGTGGGCGATGTGCGGGGCAAGGGGCTGCCGGCCGTGGGGACCGCGGCGCTGGTACTCGGTGTCTTCCGGGAAGCCGCCTACGACGAGCCGGACCTGCTCGCCGTCGTCGGCAGGATCGAACGGAGCCTGGCGCGCAACCTCGGCCCTGACGACTTCGTCACCGCCGTGGTCGCCGGATACCCGCGGGCAGGGCAACTGGAGGTGGTGAACTGCGGGCACGCGCCTCCGCTGGTGGTCCGCGCGTCGGGAGGCGTCGTGGCGGTGGAGCCCCCGCAGCCGGCCCCGCCCCTCGGGCTGCGCGCCCTCACGAGCCAGAGCCCCGGCCTGCAGGTAGTGCGCTTCGCCGACGGGGATCAACTGCTGCTCTACACCGACGGGGTCACCGAGGCCCGGGACCGCGACCGCGAGTTCTACCCGCTGCGCGACGGGCTGGCACGCCACTTGTCCGACGAGCCGGCGCGCACCCTCACCGCACTCCACGACGAACTGCTGGCCCATGTGGGCGGCCGACTGCACGACGACGCGGCACTGCTCCTGATCCGCAAGCCGGCCCTTGCCGAAGGCACGGTTCCCGGACCAACCGTTCCCGAAATGGCGGCCGACGCCCGATGACGGCCGTGCGGGTGCGCTGACGGCCGCGGGTCAGCAGGAGGGGTGCGGGAGTCCCCCTCCGGCGTCACCAGCCGGCCGCCGGCCCGAGTAGCCCGAGTCGGGAAGGTCCTCGTCGGGGCCCTGTCCGCAGGAGGTGATCAGCACCGGTGGGTTGCCGCGCGCGGCCTGCGCCCCGGCCCGGTGAGGAGCGAGAGCAGGTTGGCGCGGCGACCGGAGCGGCAGCGAAGACCGCGTGCCTCAATGCGAACGGCACCGCCCGGGGGGCGATGCCGTTCGTCGGGGATTCGCCGTCGCCTACGGCGTCCACTTGATGTTCGGGTTCACCTGGCCGGTCCAGTTGAAGATGGCCATGTTGTCCCAGCCGTTCCCGCTGTTGTTGATGTCGGCCGGATCCCAGCCGTTGCCCTTGACCGCGTACCAGGTCGGCTCCCAGTAGAAGACGCCGATCGCGCCGGCGTTGCGGGCCGTGTTCTGGACGGCGGTGAAGTTGTCGGCCTGGCCCTGCCAGGTGAGCGGGTAGCCCGAGCAGCCGGAGGTGATCGAGTTGCCGGTACTGTCCGCGTTCGCCGAGGTGAAGGGATAGGCCGTCTCGGCGATGACCACGTCCTTGCCGTACCGGGACTTCATGTCGGACACCACGCTGCCCATGTTGGCCGGCGTGCCGTGCCACGGGCAGTAGTAGGACAGCCCGGTGATGTCCCAGTTGACGCCCTTCGCCTTGATGCCGTCGTAGAACCACCGCGCATGCGCGTCGCTGTCCGAGTTGGCCGTGTGAATGATCACTTTGGTGCCGCTGTTGCACGCCTTGGTCGCGTTGTAGCCCGACTTGAGGAGCAGGCTGAGGTTGGTGAAGTCGTTGTTGACCACCTTGCCGTCGTCCCACAGCATGCCGACGTTGATCTCGTTGCCGATCTGCACGCTGTCCGGCGTGGTGCCCTGGGACTTGAGGCTGTTGCAGACGTCGTACGTGTAGTTGTAGACGTCCGTCTGGAGCTGGTTGATGCCGTGGCTCGCCCAGGCGGCGGGCTTGTACTGCTTGCCCGGGTCCGCCCAGGTGTCCGAGTAGTGGAAGTCGACCAGCAGCTTCAGCCCCTTGGCCTTGACCTGCTTCGCGTACGCCAGCACCTTGGCCTTGTTGTTGTATCCACTGGCCGGGTTGTTCCAGACCCGCAGGCGGACGTAGTTCACGCCGAGGCCCTTGAGGACGTCGAGCGGGTCCCTGGCGGTGCCGCTCGCGTCGTAGTACTTGGCGCCGAGGTCGAGGGCGCGTTGCGCGGTGGAGACGTCGGCGCCGAGCATGCTGAGCGAGCCCGCGGCGAAGGCGCTCGTGGGGGTGGTGAGCAGGGACGCGGGCAGGGCGACAGCCGCCATGAGCAAGGCGGCCTTCACTGTGCGGCCTGGACCGTTCACGGTCATCCCGAACTCCTTTGATCGAGACGTGGCGAAGTCGAGGCCTCGGGCCTGACATGCGCATGTAGGGGGCTTCCGTGAACGTTCACAGTAAGGGACGTGACAGGGGCTGTAAATATGTGTGTCAGTTGGATTTCATACAGGTGGTGAGCTCATATGACCTGTAGGGAGCGTG
The nucleotide sequence above comes from Streptomyces sp. NL15-2K. Encoded proteins:
- a CDS encoding substrate-binding domain-containing protein, whose translation is MRTRTKGPVGRTRTHHVVAALVAGLMAWSLAACGGDGETGADSFTVGLLLPSRAVPRWEHSDKPLIEKRVKELCPRCTVAYANADNDATRQRGQVTSMITKGVEVLILDAADTRALRSSVQEARQAGVPVVAYDRLVEGPISGYVSFDGAQVGRLQGEALLKAMGDKANGGNVVMMNGDPTSPNAAWYRRGTLSVLTGKVKIARSYETLGWSTDRAHANMSAAIAALGPHRIDGVLAANDSIAAGVISALKSAGVRQLPPVTGQDADLDAVRRIVKGEQYMTVYKPFRTEAAAAADMAVALGRGEGIRDIATTTTDSPTTEDIPSVLLTPSTVTVDTIRQTLVKDGVYTIDQICTQQLRPACDKAGLTR
- a CDS encoding IclR family transcriptional regulator, encoding MAAHDGPTLITSVQRAFRLLEAVSTHENGAPAKQLARETGLPLATAYHLLRTLLHDGYVRKLDDGGFVLGDKLQTLHTTSRGQALLSRVRPTLAALRDELTTAAYLTFYEEGEIRVAEIVDGPRAPRVDLWVGFEDAGHATALGKSVLRELDEEARKEYLSRHHLADLTPRTVTSLPELLRRLDASPVAPAVTDLEEYALGTVCVAVPVYSGSTLGSLGVSLPADRLSRLPEIRARLIPAASRVTRGLSLTI
- a CDS encoding PP2C family protein-serine/threonine phosphatase produces the protein MSQARDHGGAHWPMRPFKNRVTRPRASARRRAVAQLAAGTPVLPVLIVSVVVLVDLVGGAGMIWLPLLAAGPALAATTNGPRGVLCVGLLAVVLGATLGTRDGVPGHELAAVLSALVTVTLASGLASALRGRREQVLAAVRSVAETAQHALLRPVPATVGPFQVAVRYSAAAAEARIGGDLYALIPTPYGVRLIVGDVRGKGLPAVGTAALVLGVFREAAYDEPDLLAVVGRIERSLARNLGPDDFVTAVVAGYPRAGQLEVVNCGHAPPLVVRASGGVVAVEPPQPAPPLGLRALTSQSPGLQVVRFADGDQLLLYTDGVTEARDRDREFYPLRDGLARHLSDEPARTLTALHDELLAHVGGRLHDDAALLLIRKPALAEGTVPGPTVPEMAADAR
- a CDS encoding glycosyl hydrolase 53 family protein, whose protein sequence is MTVNGPGRTVKAALLMAAVALPASLLTTPTSAFAAGSLSMLGADVSTAQRALDLGAKYYDASGTARDPLDVLKGLGVNYVRLRVWNNPASGYNNKAKVLAYAKQVKAKGLKLLVDFHYSDTWADPGKQYKPAAWASHGINQLQTDVYNYTYDVCNSLKSQGTTPDSVQIGNEINVGMLWDDGKVVNNDFTNLSLLLKSGYNATKACNSGTKVIIHTANSDSDAHARWFYDGIKAKGVNWDITGLSYYCPWHGTPANMGSVVSDMKSRYGKDVVIAETAYPFTSANADSTGNSITSGCSGYPLTWQGQADNFTAVQNTARNAGAIGVFYWEPTWYAVKGNGWDPADINNSGNGWDNMAIFNWTGQVNPNIKWTP